The window TTGGGGGGCTGAAAGGGGTATTCTCAAGGGGAATTACTGAGGGGGCTGAAGGAAAAAAGGGCATTGTTGGCCGCTGACCAGAAAAGAATTTTTACACCAAGGAAGGGAGTGTTCTGCGGAGGGGGGTGTTAGGAGCTTTAGGAGGCTGTTATGTGTGGACAGAGATAACGGGGGGCAGTTGCACTAATGCAACACTCTTTGGAGGCAACCTATAGGGGATACTAACGGAGGGTTCACGGGTAGCTGCCCTGCATGGGGGGCAGGCAATGCTGGTGGCATGTTGGGGGCTGTCCTGGAGGAAGCAATGACGGGGGACTATCCAGAAAGGATCCTATGAGAATGCATTAGTGGGGGGCCCTGGCAGCAGTCTGGGAGATCGCCACGAATGAGGACATCTTGGCAGCCGTCCTACATGGGGGCGTTGATGGGGAGATATCTGGAGAGGTCTTATGGGGTAGCAGTGATTGGGGGCCCCCTGGCGAGGGCCTGGCGGGAGAAGCACTGATGGGGACGTTCTGGGGACCAGAGCGGGCCAGGGCGGGGCCCCCCGCCCTCGCTGCCCCCAGGCCCCCGGGCCACGCGCCCCGTCACTCACCGGCGCCGGGGTCTCCGCCGGGAGGAGGCCGAGGAGGCGGAGGAGGCGCCGCCGCTCGGGGGAGACCCGAGGGCCCGACCGGAAgtgccgccccctccccctccccggctgccccgcgccgcccgcccgccggcccgCCCGCCGGCCCGCCCGGAAGCGGAAGTCGCGCCCGTCTCGGAGGCGCCGGCGTGGAGGAGCGGAAAGAGGAGGCGGTCGCGACGACCGGGAAAGGGAAGTGCGCCTGCGCACTGGCTCAGGGACGCAGGAGGGAAGAGCCTTGGCCGCTTCCGGTGCGCGAGCTGACCAAAGTGCGCCTGCGCCCTGAGCGCCCACCTCTTCCAAGGGCTCCGCCCACACGCTCCGCACATACGGTTGAGCCACGCCCCTCGTGTAAATCTACACTTAGGCCCCGCCCCCAGTTCTAAATCACGCATATTTCAGAGCTTAATTATCATAAGCTCCGCCTATCGTCTCAAAATTCGTCCTCCTCGCCCCAGTCTCAAGAAGTCTCTCCCGTTCTTCCGCACCTCCAAGCACCTACTCTCTAGAAGTCCTTCAGTCCCTCGtaagccccgcccccagccacaCCTCTTTCCTTAGGCCCCGCCTCTCAGCCTCTTAGGCTGAACCACGCCCCCTTGCGCTTAAGCCCCGCACCTTCAGTCCACAGCATTTAAGCTCCACCTCTAACAGCTGCGCGATATTTCTGCCTCGCACCTCTAAAGCGTTCCCTTAAgtcggtggttctcaaagtatggttcagagaccagcagcagcagcacctgggaaatTGTTACAAACGGAAATTCTCAGGCCTCCTGCCCCAGACCTTCTGAACCAGAAACCCCAAAGGTAGGGCCTAGGGATCTGTCTTGTAAAGTACTCTTTAGGTGATTCTGACGCAGGTTGAAGTTAGAACCACAGCTCTAATACACTTTACACTGCCCCCTCCTATACTGTCTATAAGCCTCGCCCCTAACTCGGTCCCCACCCCCTAAGCAGTTAGGACCAGTTCTACTCAGCCGTTCCTACTAACTTCCCCTCTCTCAGGGACTTCTTTAGTTACTCCTCTCTTAggtgcctccttctctccccttggCCTGAACAGCCTGAATGCCCACAGCTCAGCATCTTCTCCTAACAGTTAAGTCCCACCTCTCCTGACACCTTGCTCTCCCGCAGTTTCCCCTTGAAGCCTCTCCCTTCAGATAAACGCTACTCCCTCTAAATGCTCTCTCACTTTCTGACCGCCTGCCTCTGAACCAACTTAAGCCCCACTCCGGTTCTCAGCACCTTCTCCTAAGCCCCGCCCGTAGTTCTCACCTCCTGCCCCATAAGCCTTGCCCCTCAGTTCCAGCCCCGCCTCCTGCTCCCTCAGCCCCGCCCCCCGGGCCACACCCCCTCATCTACCTAAGCCCTACCACAACTGTCAGTCGTGCCCACTACCCTCAACTCAGTTTTTCTTTGCAAACAGGGTCAAGACAAAAAGATGGGGCAAAGTGGTAGCTGCAGAATTTCCGGGAATCCGGCTGGCATGGGAAAGGGGACCTAGGGTCACGTTTGCACAGAAGATTCAATGTTTTACTTAAAGTGGATATTTATGGGGGGTACTTTGAGGTCTGTTGGAGATGGCAGAGGAGACAAAGGTACCGAGTTAATGAGGCACAAGACATGAAGTCTCCCCAAATTCCATGTGCTCCTTTTGGGGTGGTGTAGCAGTGGAAAAACatttgaggggaggggaaggggggcagCCATGCTACCATCACTGAACACACACAGGAAGCCAGTAGGCAGAGATTTATTtccacagcccctgcctccaAGGGCCTGTTAGTCCGCGGGAAGATGGCAGGAGGCAGCAAGAACCAGAAGTTTAGGTCCTCACCCTCAAGCCCCTCCCACAACGGGAAGACCGCCAGACAGGAGAGTGTCCCGacctcccagcccaggcccagcaccAGCCGAACTCCCAGCTCTAAACCCGGCCCGGGGAGCGGTAGCTGGGGGTGTGGGTCAGGCCAGCTCTTTGCCCTCCAACTCCTCCTCATCAGCCCCTGCCGTGGCCGGGATGCCCTCGTCGTCCCACGGTGGTTCAGGCCCTGGGTCCGGGGGGCACAGGGGTGCCCCCATGGCCTCAGGGTGCTTGCGTTTGGCATGGCGCCGGAGAGTGTTGGCCTCCGTGAAGCGCAGCCGGCAGACCGGGCACTGGTAGGGGCGCTCCCCGGAGTGGACGCGGTGGTGATGGGCCAGCTCGCCCGCCTCGCGGAAGCGGCGGGGGCACAGCGGGCAGCGGAAGGGCCGCAGGCCGGCATGGATGTTGCAGTGCCGCCGCAGGTGGCTGGACCGCTTGAAGGTCTTGCCGCAATCCTTGCACTCGTGCGGCTTCAGCTCTGAGTGCGAGATGCTGTGGCGCTCCAGGTCGGAGAGGTAGGGGAAGGCCCGCAGGCACACCGGGCAGAAGTGCGGGGCCTTCTTAGGGCCAGAGCCCTCAGGCCCGCCTGCCGCTGACCCTTCAGAGACTGTGTAGGGCACACCCTGATCATCGATCAACAGGAGGTCGCTGCCACCGCCGCTGCCCACGGGGGCTGTCACCCCCTGCGCCAGCGGGGGCTCCTGCCCCGACTTGGGGGGGCGGCCCCGCTTGCGAGGGAGGGAGGCCTTGAGCGTCCGATTCGAGGAGGTGGGCCCCCCAGGACGTCGGCCTCGGCGGCCCCGGGGAACAGGAGGAGGTAAGGCCAGAGGTTTCTCTTCCTCCCCGGGCAAAGGCGAAGGCAACGGGTCTGGGCTGGGGGTGTCCATTGAGCAGTGGGGGGCTTGGGTCTGGGCACTGGAGCCGGGCTaagaggagagagggggcagCCGTCAGTGCGGGGAGGGTCTGGAGCACCCCTTGTTCCCCAACGCCTCGCCATCCCTGGGTCCGAGTCTCTTGACCTGGGCATGGCTGACATTCACTTCGACACGTAATTATAGTCACGCTGGTGGGTAAAATAGCAGGATAGTTCTGTACCACCTGGTAAGCAAgcactgcccccagccccacgGTACACCGTAAGcctccctgacccctcccctgGATCTAGACGTTCAGGGTCAACCTGAGCCGAAATAATGGAAAATCGTCCAGGGAGGGTAGAGTCCCAACAGAGGGTGCAGGTTAGTATTGCGATCCTCAAAACTGAGAGCCCATAAAACCCCAGAGCCATACAGGCCTCTGAGATGTTTTTGTCCCCACTCCTATCTGGCAGAATGGGAGGGGGAGGGTCttccaagaagaaaagaaaaggggtcTGGAAGAAGAAAGGCACTGGTTTCGGGTGGTGCTTGGCCCTGAGGCGTGAAGGAGGAAATTTTTTGGAGCTGTTAATAGTCTGGGATCCAGAGTGAGAGGTTCTGGGTTCGCTTCCCGAGTCTGTCacttactcttttttttgaggaagattagccctgagctaactactgccaatcctcctctttttgctgaggaagactggccctgagctaacatccgtgcccatcttcctctactctatatgtgggacgcctaccacagcatggcttgccaagcggtgccatgtccgcacccgggatcccaacgggcaaaccccgggccgccaaagcggaacgtgtgaacttaaccgctgcgccactggggccagccccacttacTCTTTGAACCGCCCTGGGCAAGGtactcacctctctgagcctcagttaagCCTTTTGCAAAACAGGATGAATAGTTCCACCTACAGGCAACGTGCTAAGGATAATACGCATAAAGCCAAGTGCTCAGTACCAGGCAGCACTTAGGGGACGTTAGCTCTTACTATCTTGGTGAGTAGCTAAGCCCCACACCAACCCTCTGAATAAGGGTAAATCACCCCCATTTTGcaaatggggaaaccgaggcaccaGAAAGCCAAGTCAGATGcccaccctccctctgccagTAAGCAGCAGGGCCAAGACTCAAACCAGATCTTGCGGACCCCAATGGCCCAGGAAGGGATAAGAAGTGGACCCAAGGAGACATCATGGGGTCCCTTGGTCTTGGGTTagaatccagctctgccactaattaaCAAGtggctttgcctctctgagccagTTTCCCCTTTGTAAAACGGATATAACAAGGTTGTCGgatggcacacagtaagcactcaataaactgCTATCACGCcccccatcatcatcatcagagcCTGGGATCAGGGGACTGGGGTGTAAtaaaggggagggaaaaggaggcaCAGGTGCAATcaggagcagaggctgcaggTACCACTGCACCCCCTCGGAACAGGCACATagactgaggtccagagaggggcagcCACTTTTCCATGATCACAGGGTGCCCTCCGGTGGGAGGGGGCTGGACTAGAACCTGGGTCTCTGGAACGATGCCCTCGCCCCTCGCCCTCCGTCCGCCCCGTGCAGGCGCGCGCCCGTCGGCCCCGAGCGCGGGGCGGGCCCTGCGGGGGCGGCGGCCAATGAGCAGCGCCGGGCCGCGGACGGCGAGGGCCGCCAGGAAGGGGGTCTGCGCGCGCGCGCCCGGGCCGGCACCACGGGGCGCGAGGTCGGCGCGCGCGCCGGGGCGAGCGCGGGAGCGGGAGCAGGTGTAGGGGGCGCGCTGCACGAGCGCGCGGCCCCGGGCGTCCCCTCCCtccgctcccctccccccgcccgcgccccccgccTCTCGGGTACCTCATTTGCATGTCGCCGGGGCTCGCGAGTGTGCGCGCGCGGGGGGCGACGGGGCTGGCGCGTGGGAAGGGGCGGGGGCCAGGGGGCCCTGCCCCTCGGCGGCGCGCGCGCGGGACGGCCCCACCCCTCGGAGCGGACGCCCGGCggccccgccctcccctccccctcctccttcccctccccgtCGGGCCCGCGCCCGCGGGGAACAAAGGGGACGCGCTGGGTCCTAAGGACCGGTTACGTCCACTCCCGCAAACTGCGCCTGCGCACCCATCGCCCTTGCTGGCCCCTTGCGGGAAATAACCCCACCAGCACATCCCCAACCACGTAGCAATGTCTTTCCTCCCACAAAGCACCCAGCCGGTGACCCAATCAAAGACAGGTACCGAAAGGATGAGGAACGGGAAAATGGCCGCTCGTTCCCGTAATTAACATGGCGCCTGATAGGCTTCAAAGCCCACTGGAAGGCTAAACACAAGATGGAGCCTGCTCTTTCGTCCTATCTCTGTATCGCAGTCGGGCAACTTCGATTTGTCTTTTCTCCGGATGCAACTCTACTTCCTACTCACGAGGAGCCTGAGGCTGCGAAAAGGAAATCGAATATGTCCTTAGCTGCGTTATCACCCTCCAGCGATGACACGGCGGGCAGGAGCCTCGCGCCGAGCCTGTTGCCCTTAGTCTGCATGGCGCCGGGGGTCACCCGAAGCCCcgccccttctccctgccctcacCCAAGATGGCGCCAAGCCGGCTTCTCTAACCCCCAGTGCTGGGAAAGGGACGGGAAAGAGGCACAAGGGCGGGCGGCCGGGAGGGGGAAGCCAAGAGGGCGGGAGAAAGGGGGAGTGCGGGGGAGAAGGGAGCCGAGGCGGAAGTCGAGGGGCCCCCCAGGTGGAAGTGACGCTGCCCCCGCTGCCCAAAATGTCGGCGCCCAGAGGGAGGTGTAAGTAATTAAAGAGGAAAGCCGACTGACTTTCCCGGCCTCCCGGGGCCGCCCCAGGGCTCCAGAACCCCCGCTCCGTACGAGCGAGGTGGACTCGCCCGGCCGCGGGTCTCGCCTGACCTGCCCCCTCCCCGGGCGCCTGGGGCCGCACCTTTTAGGCACAGGAGGGAGGGGCACAAAAGGCCGGCTCTAGGGGCCTGGGTCCTTGAGCCGACTGAGgagggggggccggccccgcagGCTACCgggtggggaggaggcggggctTAGTAACTGCTGGGGCGGAGCAATGGCTGGGAGGAGCCTGAGTGGGCGTGGCTTAGACTGGAAGTGGGCGGGGCTTGTTAGAGGGAGCGGAGCTGTGGGTGCAAAGTGGGAGGGGCTTAGGCGAAGGGGTGGGGTTTGGTAAAGGGGCGTGGCTCAAAGAGAATGGTAGGACGGCCCTTGGTTGAGGGTCTGAATTGGGGCTGAGTGGGGAAAGGGGCTCGGGGCGAAGGTGGGAGGAGCTTAGAGTAGAAGGGGTGGAGCTTGTCTGGAGGTATAGCTTAGAGAAAGTGGTGGGCATAATGAGGGAGTGGGTTAGGCGTGTGATTTGGGGAGTTTTGGTGGAAATATCCTCTTTACACTGCAGGTGAAATGTCTTAGACGAAATGGGGCAGGACTCACAGGGACTGAGAAAGTGAGAGGGGTTAAGTGGAGGGGATCTTGGAAAGGACTGAGCTTTGTTTAGAGGCTGGGTTGAAAGGAAAAGTTGAGTGGGGTTTTGGGGGCAGATCTTAGTGAAGAGATAGTGGGACTCCAAGAGGGATCTCGGAGGAACTTCGCGGAtagtagtaatcaaaacagcctaCCTGTTGAGTCTGCTGTGCGCCCACCTAAGTAAGCACGCAGCACACATTGCCACAATTTTGCTTAGTCCTCACCACCACTCCATGAGGTAGGTTCtcctattatccccattttgcgcACGGAAAGAATTTCAGTTGGTTTTATCCGAGGTTCCAGGGCTAGCTCTGGGCGCCCTGGAAGGTTCACTCAAGTGTGCTTAGCCCCACATCTTTGTCCTCTAATTCAATAAGAACGTGTATCTTCCTCTGAAGATGGCTTTCGTCTTCAAAGAAGAGTGGGAGGGGCTTTCGGAGGGCAAGGGACTTGTCAAAGGAATACAAGAGGCTCGGGGAACAGTGTGCCGAGTGTGGAAGAAGTAGGCGGGACCTGaacaggagggggtggggcttACCCACAGTGGGTGGGGCTTGGAGAGGAGCAGTGGTCCGTTCGAAAAGAGGGGGAGAGGCTTCAAAACACTCAGTGACGAAGAAGCGACTAGGCGGTGATTATGGCGATTGGAAAATAAGTGGGAGAAGGGTTTgaaggagagtgggaggagcTTAAAGGGCAGTGGGCGTGGCTTTGAGGTGGGCGTGGCTCCCAGGCGACAGGTTGCGGGTCTGCGAGTCCAAGGAGCCTGGTGGGGCAGCGCTGA of the Equus quagga isolate Etosha38 chromosome 13, UCLA_HA_Equagga_1.0, whole genome shotgun sequence genome contains:
- the ZNF524 gene encoding zinc finger protein 524 → MDTPSPDPLPSPLPGEEEKPLALPPPVPRGRRGRRPGGPTSSNRTLKASLPRKRGRPPKSGQEPPLAQGVTAPVGSGGGSDLLLIDDQGVPYTVSEGSAAGGPEGSGPKKAPHFCPVCLRAFPYLSDLERHSISHSELKPHECKDCGKTFKRSSHLRRHCNIHAGLRPFRCPLCPRRFREAGELAHHHRVHSGERPYQCPVCRLRFTEANTLRRHAKRKHPEAMGAPLCPPDPGPEPPWDDEGIPATAGADEEELEGKELA